The nucleotide sequence GACAAGAACACAACTCGCTAGCGAGGAGACGATATGTTGCTTGCCATAGGAGGATATGCATATCTGATCAAATACCCAAAACATTTTATTGATCACCGTAATTTCGGGTACGTAAATTATTTTCTTTGAGAATCGATACTACAAATTAAAAGAAAATCCATCAAATGATAAGTGAAACACGTCAGGTGTTCCGAGGTGTCTACTAGGCGAGCCCTAGGTACTCGGCCGTCAGAGGCTTGAAGATGTGCTGCTGGTCGGACTCGAGGGCCGCCGCGAGGCGCGGCCATATGTAGGCGTTGACAAGCCAGGAGCCGTCGCCTCCCGGCCGAGCTCCGACCGACAGGTAGCCCGAGCTGAGCCTCTCAAAGTCCCACATGGGCATGGCCAGCACGGCATCGCCGAAGCCGAAGTCTGTGTCGAGCGGGAAGGAGGCGAACACCGTCTGGTTCAACGTAGGCGTGCCCAGCCCAAGGATGCCCTTCTCAATCCTCCTCTCCGTCTTGTGCTCCTCCACCCAGTCCACCAGCTCCTGGATGTACTCGTCGTAGTCTATGGACGTGATGGCCTCGCGCACCATGGCCGCCACCTCCGCCAGCTCCTTGTTCCGGATCTCCTCCACGGTTGCGTCCGCGATAGCGTACATGGCCACGTTGCCGAAGTAGTTGCGCATCGCCGGGACGAGCTCCGGCGCCCTGACACGCCGCCGCGCGTCCACCATCCACCCCATGCAGCAGCGCTCCTCGTGCACGCGGGACGCGGCCACCACGCCGGCGAGGGCCTTCCAGAGGTACGCGGACACTGCCTGGACGCGGGACGAGCGCTGGAGCTTGGTGCTTGCCATCTCGCGCAGGCTGGCGATGTCGCTCGCCTCCACGTAGTAGAGGCGCTCGACGAAGCTGTCGTGGGCCGTCAGCCCGTTGACCATCTGGTGGTGGTCGTACATCGCGAACTTGTCGCTGATGGAGGCCCTGTACGACGGCGGGCTGCGAGGGCGGAACACGGAGCGGTCATGGTTGGGCGGTCCGTCGTCAATGAAGCTCCCGGTTCGGGCGAGCTGGGACCACATCCTGAGGAACATGGTGATGGCGTGGCCGTCGTGGACGATGTCGTTGTTGCCCCACACGACGGAGAAGCCGCCGCAGGAGAAGGACAGCAGCTGCACCGACAGAGTCACCTCCTCGGGGTACGGCAGCATCATCTTCTTCAGGGACTGCTCCGCCAGGCCGTAGTCCAGGCTAGCCATAGTGGCCTGGACCTCTCCGACGACGAGCTCGGCACCTTGGTTGTCGCAGAGCAGCTCCGGGAGGCCTGAGCTTGGGTTGCTGCGGATGCGCCCGGCGTAGTGGTAGAAGACGTTGAGCACGGACGGCAGGACGGACTCGAAGGCGGCGACCACCGCCTGGAAGTCGCCGGCATTTGGGAGCTTGGGGTAGAGGCATACTATGGAGGCTTGCCCCTCGCCAGCGTAGAGGTCCAGGTTCGAGAAGGAGGCGACGTGCGGTTCGAAAGACGGGTCGGAAGCCTTGACAAGGCCGCGTCTCAGGACGCGGATGGGcaagtcgccgccgccggagccagtAGCATTAGGAGACACCATACTAATCGATCTCAGTTATCTAGCTTGCTGTTCCTATGCTAGCTAGTGACATGCACGGGCAATATATAGCCGCGCTTGGCTTAGCCTGGTGAGAAAGTTTGGAGCCCATCTCCCCCGAAATTGTTTTTTTCAAGCGGTGGCGGAACGTAGCTAGCGGTGAAGCATCTCTCATTCAGAGCAATGCTACGTCAACGGAGTGTTACGGGCCTTTTACGGGGTAAATTTGAAGTGGCAATCTGTGATTGCACCAAAGGAGGAGCGACGGCCCCACCCCCCTGAAAatcaggaaggggggggggggggggggcaaagtaTTAGTTGGCCAATATTTTCTTTATCCGTGACACAGTGCAGACACAAACGCTCGTACATATGGCACACATATTTGTACcttactagtcatcaacccgtgccgCTGCACGGGCTAAAAATTGTTGTCTTAACATTGTTGTGTAGCtccatttttttatatatttttgttCAATAAGTAAATTGGCTGGCATActttttttttctaaaactcaaACATGTTTGTGTTTGCTCAACTTTAGTAAACGAAATAAAAAGAGCACATGACTTGGTATTTGCTTTATCTATAAAACGAAACAAAAGCCTGTTTCATAGAACATAAATGACCAAGGATACCATTATAAGAGGAGGCCGTATTATGTTGGAGATAAAAGCCATGTATTCGTCTAGTCTTTTTTTATCAAAACTAGTATCATAGTGCAAATAAAATGCTTTTACGCAAGTAAGTCATATAGCCTTACTTGTAAGCTACATGTAGATAATAGGTCTATCATGAGGGTGTGCGTTGACTACCTAACATATTCATAGCTATGTTTTTTGTTGTTTACCTCGGAGTAATATGAAGATGAAGGGGGCGACTAAGAATACTATGGAGAGCCCAAGGAGTGAGGCCACATGGACTGCATCGACTATCTATGGTTGAGATGGAGTTGTTGTGCATTGTTACGTGAGTGAAGTGCACTGTAGGTCATTGAACTATTCCAGGGATGTCAtgtaggtcctcgaactatgaaaatcgtcaTCTAGGTTCTCAAAGTGCAGTAAGTGTGTCATTGAGGTCCAAAATCTCCCTAACAGGCTCTAACTGGCCAGCTGGCACATAAACAGTAACCGTAACAGTCGCGGCAAACAGTCCTGAATTCCTGTGCGTGATGAAGAGTACACGACaaagaataaatataaaaaaatatcaaaaaactgAGATCCTCTGTCATCGAAGAGACCCTGGCGCGTGAACAGTAAAAATATAGTTAATTCAAAAAaagttcgcgaacgatgaatttggaaaaatatttgtgactttaataaaatgtccgcgaacgatgaatttggaaaaaaatattcgtgactttaaaaaaatattcgtgagtttaaaaaaagttcgcgaacgatgaatttggaaaaaatattcacgactttaaaaaaatgttcatgaacgaTGAATTTGGGAAAAATATTCGCGAGTTTAAAAAAAGTTTGCGAACgacgaatttggaaaaaatattcatgactttaaaaaaaatgttcgcgagcgatgaatttggaaaaaatattcgtgactttaataaaatgttcgcgaacgatgaattcgGAAAAAATATTTGCGACTTTAATAAAAAGTTCACTAACATTTTTTAAAGTCAGGAATTGTGGTTCGGGAACATTTTTTTCCATACCCACGAACAATATTTGTGGTTCgcgaacatattttcaaatttattgtttgtgaacttttttaaagtCACGAATATTTTTCCCAtattcgcgaacattttttgaattaatgaacatttttactATTCACGCACCAGGGGTATCTTTGATGCCAaagattttcagatttttttgttcatatttttttattttttgcactgTTCACCATGCCAGCTGGCCATTTAGAGGGGGTTAGTGAGATTTTGGACTTGGATGACACACTTACTGTACTTCGAGGACCTAAAtgacgattttcatagttcgaggacctatgtGACACCCCTGAAATAGTTTAAGGACCTACGGTGCACTTCACTCTTGTTACATTTTGCTGCTTTTATGAATGTTCTAGATGTTATAAAACATGTCAGAATGTATGCCTTGTTACAAGAATAATAAAACTGTGTAATATCTTTGTAGCATTTTGCAATGATGCCATCTCACTTTTTATGGTCAACATGATACTGGATTGACCAAAGAAGGTGTTAGTTTGCGGGTTCCCACAAGGTTCTTTCGAGCGAACACATAAGGGAACTCTCGATAAATgcttatcatatctcactctcaaGCCTCGTATTCTTGTTCAACAAATATGTGATGTTCCATACAGTGGACATATATCAGCATTACAAATGCAACTAAATGTCTCGAAACGAAACCCTAACTAGTGTTGAGAAGCGCTGCGAGGAGAGTGCACCGCGAAGGTGCCTTTGGCGTATGCCAATGCGCTAGTAAATAAAGACAGACGACACATGTCTAGTAGCACGTCGTGCAAAATGCTATGGTCGGCGGAATTCAATGCATGCACTGGCAGGTGTGGCATGCGAATCGACCGAGAAAAATTATGTTGCTGAGGAAAGGACTTGGCAACCGAACAAACGATCAGATGAGACAAAAGTTAAGATAAGCCATGCGTGACTGTCCGGACTCGGGAAAAAGACTGATGAGCATCAGGACAAAAAAGACCGGTGATAGAAAGATACGTGCAACCAAAGCCATACTTTGAGTTTTCAGGTTACGTTGCGTTCGGTACGAATCGGTAGTTTCTTCGGGTTGCTTTCTTCGGAGAAGAAAGAAAGGCGATCTCCCCTTCACTGACGACCTCGGTCATCGGTGGTGAGGAGGGTCGTCGGGTCCACGTGTGTCGATTGTTTTAGGCATTAGTTTCTTACGATTTTAGATTGTTTATTGTCATGGCTTCGGcaatggtgatggcggcgccgactGATAAATCTTCAGATCCTCCTCCAACGAGGTGATCCGCTTTTGGGGTGGATTTGGAGACCagactgttcaagcaaggatggtgtggcggcggcggcatcctcgtgatggacttgtgtcctcgggctccgccgttgcgacggcgtttgctccagcgccggcgtggagcttgggaggtagttcaaaagcagatgcagattgtggtctgcatcaacGGCATCTGGAAGGTGGTGGATCTGGGTTCATGGTTCGTGGCAGATAGTCTGGTTTCCTCCTCCAACGTCTTAGTTGGGCGGGGGTGCCAGATCTatagttcgatggcgtgtccgtgGTGTTGCCCCAGTCCGACGGCAATGGCTTCACCTTTATtggcgagccaccttggaggtccgcaaagttgCATATCAGTGATGGAGCCACGTCGAGCTCGGGTGTGAAGGTGATCCGTCATTTTCTTCTTTGGTGGTTGCTATGGTTGTgccagaggcaggtgacgggcgttggtgtcaagcttagAGGATTCTTCAGTCTTGTCTGTAATTTTATTTCTTGGTTGATGTTCCTGTGTGCAAAGGCTAGCGTTCTGCTGTTTTTTCAGTTTCGTCAGATCGGTATGTACACGGCTTGTACTATCATCTTTATAATATAAATAAGACACGTATTTCCATGCAAAAAAAAAGGTTACGTTGCGGGCCCCTGGCTTGGATCCTACTAGCAGGTAGAGCAAGTGAGATCGATCAAACAAACTCTTGTTGATCTGACGGCGCCATCCTCCCTCATAATTAAGCAGCCAGCAAGTTATTCAAATACCTACAACATTCAGCTGCAGCGAGACTGCTGCTGACCCTGTTCTGTTGTACACACACCCAAAGGAAAGCAGCGGCAGAACACCAAAACCAGGCAGAGCAGACCGCCTCGGCCGGCCTGGGATGTGTCTTCTGACGGCGCCATCTACTCGTTTGACTACGCACTACGCAACAAGCCAGGCAATTGTCTAACAGTGATAACTTCCACAGCTTAGCTTCTGGTGCCGAACACGATCCAGGAGAAGATGGCATGCGCATGTCTCTGGTAATTAAGCTAGCTACGTACGTTGGTTTTTAGCCTCGCAGATTTTTGTTGTACGGCCGGGAGATTGggtatattttatttttattttttagaacAAAGGAGGTTAAAACCCCTGGCCTCTACATCAATCGATGCGTGCaatcatctttattaattattccataaaggtctgacaagaacatacatcaatCCACCCGAAAccatcactcacacctacaaactcaataatgtggagtgctctcactccccatGTCTAAAACCGGTGTCGTCGCCGATCCATCCATATAACGTATCGGGACCAACAGCCGGTGCAGCCTACCTAAAGCGcacaccacatgcacacgttttagaagccGCCATCATTGCTGGACCACTGACCCATCTTCAAGAGAGATATTcgcatcatccttgccagtccgGATATCCGACGACGCCACCGCCCTGCGCTCATCCGCCCAGACGCGAAGACTctagaagatctgtcgtgcgtagcacctgccaaccAGGCATGACTCAGCGTAGACCTGTCTGCCagacatgacttgacatctccactgaACGTCCGTGAAAGACGATGCCGCTctcctgccctggctgcctctGGCTTATCTTCTATGAGTTTATCTTCTAGCTACCGCATATCTATCCATGCCGCAAGTTGAGATCACGTTTCCGGTTCTCAAAGACATGTGAAAGGCAGCGTCTATTTTACTCAATAAGTCTGCTTGACAATCAATAAGCggaggatgatgatgaggtgacAAGAAGAGATTGAGTCCCGCCAAAGAAAATAAGGAatatgttgtgcaaagaaaatcgATGCCCAACGTACTAGAGGATCTCTCCTAGGGAGAGAAGAATGATGGGACAGACGAAAATAAGTGAACGCATGAGAAAGGTAACAATGTCTTCTATTGTAATgtacgggcatttgtgctagtttcTCTTAAAAGATCATGTGTATATAATGGCAAGTTGAGGTGTAATCTTTAGTCCCACTCTAAAATTAGAGGAGGTGGGGAATCAACTTAAATAGTGGATTCTTTCCACTCCACTAAGTGATGGgtgtgagaagagagagagagagagagagagagagagagagcatcacGCGTGCACTCGcatgaaatggatgtatctagatgtattttagttataggtacatccattttcatccattttgatgacaagtatttccggacggagggagtaccacaacAAGTGTTGAAGAGGATACATAATCCACATTACAAGTATCTGAACAGGATATATGTAAACAAAAATAGAACAACAATTGCGACAGCCAAATAATTGCCTTAGATAAGAAATCTTTTTTTCCCTCACAACCAAGTCAAAGCTTTGCTTTTTTACATGAGAAGAAATTTGTGGGACGCTTAATCGAAGGCAAACCATGGCTACAACCACCCATCCATAGCAACGACAGCGGACACAACAGACTGTCAACAAGAAAGCCTCCCTGGACCTGGAGACATTCTTTTGGAAACAGAGGTGCAGATCGTCATCGTTCAACAAAATGAATATGTGGAAACAAGGAAAAGTCCAGATCTTGACTGTGGAAAATTTGCTTTACAGATTAGATCCATTCTCCAGGCGGACAAAGTTTGCAATTGCAGAGCAGCCATGAGGGATCGGGCCTATTTATTATCCAACAAATTCACAGCATCCTTCCAACAGGCCTCCAAACTACAGGGTGCAGACATCTTCTCAAAAAGTTGAAGCTTTAATTCATCTTGGGAAAGGATATTTTACCACCATGCCCAGTAACCAGCACTGCTGGCATACCATCGGTATTGAACGGAACAGATAAAATCACAGTTTCAATAATAGTTCCTCACCAAGTTGGAAGGATAAATGTCTTGTCAGCAAAGTGATGGCGCTAGAACTAATCTACATAGATATGTTAGTTTACAAGTGTGAGTAGACTACATCCCAACCTCTACTGAACCTGGAAAGTGTCGAAAAGGAGATGGATTAAATTTGCATTACAAATATCTGAGCAACAAAAGGGTTCAAAGTTGAATCAAGTCAATGACAAACCTTGTACAACAAAAGGGTTCAAGGAGATGATGGATCATCAATGCAAGCGCAGCTACATATTTTGGCCTGCTCTTTCTTCCAACGTGAGCAAGAATAAGAAAGCCTGTGTGTACTTCTTGTGAACAGAGGCCGGCCGTGTAACCACCACGGGATCACATCAGCGAGGCTGGCGCGGACAATGGCCAGAATTTACGATTTACCAACAATATATGTAGAAGATCAGAATGACCATTCCTGCCTGAGCAGAGCATAGAGTCATGAGAGAGGCCTACTTATTATCCAAGAAATTCACAGCATCCTGTTAGAAATATAATTGGGTTTAAGTTAAAGATAAGGAGATAGAGATAGAATCAGTTTAAACCACATgtaacttgtcttgtactccaagtttcTACCCCTCTTGTActcctatatactccctccgtccggaaatacttgtcatcaaaatgaataaaatgagatgtatctagatgtattttagttctagatacatctctttttgtccaatttgatgacaagtatttttggacggggGGAGTATACCCTTAcaagggtcagatcaatacaacacaATACTCATCCATCTTAtaatttccacatggtattagaGCGGTTAGTCTCACGACGCCGATCCTAGAACCTTCCACCACTTCCGCAGCGCGCCGCCTCCGGGGAGATTAATCTCCTCTCCCTGGGGGCGCGGCACCCGGTCAATCAAAAATTAGATTGATCTTGTAGTTTAGATCCAATTTTTGAGTTCTTATCATTAGATCGATTTCATAGATCAATTTTAGTTTTCGAAATCCTATTAGATTAGTTTTCCATAGCCTCCAAATAAACCTATTGATCTACCCCATTATCCGGCGAAAATCTTCAGTAGAAATCGGTGCTTCGGCGGCCCGGTGCCAACTCCCGCGGAACTTCAAGCCGGCAACCATGGACGCGGGGTACCACGTGCAGCTGCTCCGAGCCATGTACCGGAGGTAGCGCACACCCGCCGACGAGCAGCGGGTCGATCCCTCGGCTACGACATCAACAACGCCATGGATCGATGTATTACAAGCGGCCCGGTGCCTTCCCCAATTGGGCCACGCGCACAGGCGTGGACGCCATCGTGCGAGCACGATCCAGAACAGCGGACGCCGGCTCCTCCAACAGGCATGTGATCCGATCTTCATCAACGCCACATCACCTTGCCCCTCGACATCAAGCTTCACCAAAGGTTCGTCCAGCCATGCGTAGGTACGCCCATGCAAAGCAAGCTTGCATGCACACATATCCATCCATGAATCATGCACATGGCCACGCAAACCAATCTCGTACGAGGAGACGCATGCAGCAAAATCTGGACTCCGACATGTCCCTCCTCCTGCCGCGTATGCCACCTCTACTTCGACCGGCGAGAAGGGAGCGGCATCCACAGCCCGACGGGCCTGCAGTCCCACACAAGCCATCGCCAACCGCCAGAAACACCGAGCTGATCTGCACCCACGCCTCCACAATACCAGGCACCATGAATCACGGGAGGGCGAACTCCCATACGCATCTACACCGACTGCCGAAACTGCACCAACATCTCCATCGACCGATCTGCAACCCGCGCCACTGCATCGACCTTACGTCTGCACCGAGCGATCGACTTCACTCCATCGGGAGCTATCTACATCAACCTACTGCACCTTCAAGTGACGCATCATCGTCGACACGCCACTGCGACGCCATCGCCGACACTTCATCGTCAAGGTCTTCATCAACgtggtcttcaccaacatcttcatcaacacaccgtcgctgccgcctcgtccacaagatggacacgtagcgtcctctgacagacttttctgcaagacgtgacctcgacgacggcaatgaccgcgtcatccacgacggcacgactgcatcgacacggcgtcactacagtgacgaccctacacggccacacggttctggcaaaaccgatgtgtgctcgatggCTTCCTCCGGTCTTGGCAAAATCGGTGGACTCATCGCCGACGGCACCCTCTGACATCAGCAAGGTGCATCGTCCACGTCTGCAGCTCCGTCATAGCGTATTTTTTTTGCGCCTTcggctttgtgcggcttcatcatccacgaTGACCACACCATCGACCACGGCTACATCACCATGATCGGCTACCTCGACATTAATGGCTACGTCTACAGCAACTCAtcggcaacaactccagtcaacagcgtCTGCCTCGTCACTTGCGTCCACGACACTcccgctgtgactgcgggagggaatagaggagaaggcatgaaggcaccagaaggggacgcagtcaccgccctaggtgccaacccatcagagacgcagttgatgatggcGCAGCAGAGAAGACGACGAAAGCGCAAGACTTCAAATCCAGTCGTACTCGTccgcttcactcccgctacgactgagggggaatgttGGAAATATAATTGGGTTTAAGTTAACGATAAGGAGATAGAGATAGAATCAGTTTAAACCACATGTaacttgtcttgtacttcaagtcTCTACCCctcttgtactcctatatataccctacacaagggtcagatcaatacaacacaATATTCATCCATCTTATAATTTCCACTCATCCAATCTGCAGAGTGATGTAAAGTTCCTCAACAGGTTAAAAGCTCTAACTCCTCTTGCAACATGGATGGGTTGCAATTAACCAGCACTGCCGGAGCACCTTCAGTACCCAAGGAGATAACAATCACAGTTTGCAAAATCTCCCAACAAGTCTTCTCAACCAAATAACTAATACTAGACACACACATAGATTGCTCAATAATATGAGTATATATCCCAACTTCTACTAAACCTGGGACATGTCGTTAAATCCACATTACAAGTATATCTGAACAAGCTAAATGGTCAAAGTTCAACCAAAAGCCAATTGATTATATATACAATCATAAAGCAAATTAGGTTTCTGTGGTCCGTCATGGCATTTTACACAAAAATCCCTGTGTTTtgttgaaatcaacccgcagtctaGATTTAAGTCACACATGAACCGTTATTTTACTTTTTCTGAAAACCCCCCGATGTTTTAGTTAATTTTCATCCGCgtatcatatttaagtcaaacaatgtttttttaaagcatccatatcttttaaaccgtaacttcgatttaaacatgttatatatgaaatttgattagaaaaatatgtataaTATGAATATGAGCTTATTttcacctgttaagtatttttaaatattattttggaatatatttaagtcaaataaatgattttctaaattatccgtatcttttaaaccgtaccttcaattttaacatattatatatgaaattttattagaaaaatatgtggaatctaaatatgatgttaattttacctgttaaatatttttaaaatatcattttgggagcaaacttataatttatagcgtaagATCCGTTTTCCTTTCGTACCGACGGCgacccggattgcaaataaacaccccactataacaatataggaaaaaaaacatcgataactacacatgcatacctctgaaaaatgtcgcaggggaaaacaacagatttctcatcgcgagagtgagagaaagttagagaggggggggggggggggggggggagggagagggagagagagacgccttaggattaaacataatcaaacacattttttttgttttgtgtgaacactgaGGCCAACACCGGCGAgtgtgagaaggaggataagcggcaacacaaatatgatgcctcgcaaaaataaaggagatggacctattgtggtgatggttgttgggttaagagtgtgtgttatgttttttctcccgttgcaacgcacgggctcttttgctagttgaTTACAATCATGACATAATCTAGTGCATTATTCAGATATCCACAACATCAACACTGGGCTACAGCGAACATGGAAGACTAAACTGCTGCTGAGCCATATTGTACACTAACACACCCACCCAAAGGAAAGGACCAGCAGCAAACCAAATGGAGACGGTCTGAGCAGCAAACCAAAGGATGCTCCAATCGACTCGACCCCAAGCAGTCACATCCCCTGATAGTTGTTGATGGAGAGCGACTAAAGTTCAGTTGTACAAGTAATTACAAGCCATTTCCCTAGCTAGCTGGCAGATCGGACAGGAGGGAGGCATATTATCCACCAAATCCACAGCATCGTTTCCTTTGGCAGGTTCCAAGCTACAGGCTGTAGCTAGTTTGTCGACAGGTTAAATCAATATTGCAGAAAGCTGATTCGAAATGTCAGCACACCGTCACTCCATCAGCATTGAGTTGAGACAGATAAAATGACATTTTAGTAAGTGTCTGAACAAGTTAAAATGTCTTCCCAACAAAGTAACGGCACTTAATGGATACATCTGGGAGAAATTGAAGGAGATGAACTACTTCACATTACAGACATCTGAATCTGAGCAAGATAAATGTCAAAGTTCGACAAAGCCAAATTGACTACAATCACACAACCTAGTACGTACGTTATtggaagcaaaaaaaaaaaaaaatgacATGCCCTAGCAAGGAGGCA is from Triticum aestivum cultivar Chinese Spring chromosome 1B, IWGSC CS RefSeq v2.1, whole genome shotgun sequence and encodes:
- the LOC123083709 gene encoding coniferyl alcohol acyltransferase-like, with the translated sequence MVSPNATGSGGGDLPIRVLRRGLVKASDPSFEPHVASFSNLDLYAGEGQASIVCLYPKLPNAGDFQAVVAAFESVLPSVLNVFYHYAGRIRSNPSSGLPELLCDNQGAELVVGEVQATMASLDYGLAEQSLKKMMLPYPEEVTLSVQLLSFSCGGFSVVWGNNDIVHDGHAITMFLRMWSQLARTGSFIDDGPPNHDRSVFRPRSPPSYRASISDKFAMYDHHQMVNGLTAHDSFVERLYYVEASDIASLREMASTKLQRSSRVQAVSAYLWKALAGVVAASRVHEERCCMGWMVDARRRVRAPELVPAMRNYFGNVAMYAIADATVEEIRNKELAEVAAMVREAITSIDYDEYIQELVDWVEEHKTERRIEKGILGLGTPTLNQTVFASFPLDTDFGFGDAVLAMPMWDFERLSSGYLSVGARPGGDGSWLVNAYIWPRLAAALESDQQHIFKPLTAEYLGLA